The proteins below are encoded in one region of Silene latifolia isolate original U9 population chromosome 2, ASM4854445v1, whole genome shotgun sequence:
- the LOC141641021 gene encoding uncharacterized protein LOC141641021, which produces MEKILWEQWMLDTKGYTLKSGYELVRVKHQPIVWHKFIWNPWCVPKHRFICWLIIREALQAKSKLFALVICPDELRLLCGNATETHLHLFEKCVYSRSILQEMATLCQMSIPDANILQWIWQQKWSKARKDIVVCAFIACYYQIWMLRNRSRAEHSLPRPSIALNMARNSAKLRISVLKKPIFRSLY; this is translated from the exons atgGAGAAGATACTTTGG GAGCAGTGGATGTTGGATACTAAGGGGTATACTTTGAAGAGTGGATATGAGCTTGTAAGAGTAAAACATCAACCTATTGTATGGCACAAGTTCATATGGAATCCATGGTGTGTTCCTAAACACAGATTTATTTGTTGGTTGATAATCAGGGAAGCTTTGCAAGCCAAAAGCAAGCTGTTTGCTTTAGTCATTTGCCCTGATGAGCTCCGTCTTTTGTGTGGAAATGCTACTGAGACTCATCTGCATCTCTTTGAGAAGTGTGTATATAGCAGAAGTATCTTACAGGAGATGGCTACCTTATGTCAGATGTCCATTCCAGATGCTAACATTCTGCAGTGGATTTGGCAACAGAAATGGTCCAAAGCTAGGAAGGATATTGTGGTTTGTGCgttcattgcctgctattaccaaATTTGGATGCTGAGGAACAGATCCCGTGCAGAGCATAGCTTACCTAGGCCTTCTATTGCTCTCAATATGGCCAGGAATAGTGCAAAGTTAAGGATTAGTGTGCTCAAGAAACCAATCTTTAGATCATTGTACTAA